One Castanea sativa cultivar Marrone di Chiusa Pesio chromosome 4, ASM4071231v1 DNA window includes the following coding sequences:
- the LOC142631795 gene encoding protein DSS1 HOMOLOG ON CHROMOSOME V-like: MAAEPKAVTEDAKIDLFEDDDEFEEFEINEEWEDKEEGKEVTQQWEDDWDDDDVNDDFSLHLRRELENNTEKN; this comes from the exons ATGGCGGCGGAGCCCAAGGCAGTGACTGAGGACGCCAAGATCGATTTGTTCGAGGACGACGATGAGTTCGAAGAGTTCGAAATCAATGAAG AGTGGGAGGACAAGGAGGAAGGAAAAGAAGTGACCCAGCAGTGGGAAGACGACtgggatgatgatgatgttaaTGATGACTTCTCTCTGCATCTGAGGAGAGAATTGGAGAACAATACAGAGAAGAACTGA